One region of Oxalobacteraceae bacterium OTU3CAMAD1 genomic DNA includes:
- a CDS encoding EAL domain-containing response regulator encodes MDIAQLHSQLHFLVAEGDQVQRHALADILVHLGVGRITQAPDGYTALRHFSAGITPPVDIAILDLALPGMDALELIRRLGEAKSSAGIIIVGAQTNAVLFSCETMADAYGVNVLGAVGKPVIGSRLEALVANHLQRPEPHAATGKVQPMSFAEVGAGLQAREFDPHFQPKIELETGQVKGLEMFARWRHPLHGLLGPASFMPVLEQNRRIDFLDWSMIEKSVAACRTLHDQGIPISFSINVDQSTLAHPQFMEQIAACLARHSILPDYITFEMTESSVLTTDPHFLERLLRLRMKGFGLAIDDYGTGRSNLQLLARIPFSELKIDRSFVDGASKKQAIGTVLRSCLGLARSLDRRSVAVGVETKQDWDFLQGLGCTYAQGYYIAKPMPVEEFPAWLADWQHFF; translated from the coding sequence ATGGATATCGCGCAGTTGCACTCGCAGTTGCACTTTCTGGTAGCGGAAGGGGATCAGGTACAACGACACGCGCTGGCCGATATCCTGGTCCATCTGGGCGTGGGCCGGATCACGCAAGCGCCCGACGGCTACACCGCGCTGCGCCACTTCAGCGCCGGCATCACGCCGCCGGTGGACATCGCCATCCTCGACCTGGCCCTGCCAGGCATGGACGCATTGGAACTGATACGCCGGCTGGGTGAAGCGAAAAGCAGCGCTGGCATCATCATCGTCGGCGCCCAGACCAACGCGGTGCTGTTCTCGTGCGAGACGATGGCCGACGCCTACGGCGTCAACGTGCTGGGCGCGGTCGGCAAGCCGGTCATCGGCAGCCGCCTCGAAGCGCTGGTCGCCAATCATCTGCAGCGGCCGGAGCCCCATGCCGCCACCGGCAAGGTGCAGCCGATGTCGTTCGCCGAAGTGGGCGCCGGATTGCAGGCGCGCGAATTCGACCCCCACTTCCAGCCCAAGATAGAACTGGAGACGGGGCAAGTCAAGGGGCTGGAGATGTTCGCGCGCTGGCGCCATCCGCTGCATGGTCTATTGGGGCCGGCATCGTTCATGCCGGTGCTGGAGCAAAACCGCCGCATCGACTTCCTCGACTGGAGCATGATCGAAAAGTCGGTCGCCGCCTGCCGCACCCTGCACGACCAGGGCATCCCGATCTCGTTCTCGATCAACGTCGACCAAAGCACGTTGGCGCACCCGCAGTTCATGGAGCAGATCGCGGCCTGCCTGGCGCGGCACAGCATCCTGCCGGACTACATCACCTTCGAGATGACCGAATCGTCGGTGCTCACGACCGACCCGCATTTCCTCGAGCGGCTGCTGCGGCTGCGGATGAAGGGCTTCGGCCTCGCCATCGACGACTACGGCACGGGGCGCAGCAATTTGCAACTGCTGGCGCGCATACCATTTTCGGAATTGAAGATCGACCGCAGCTTCGTCGACGGCGCCTCCAAGAAGCAAGCCATCGGCACGGTGCTGCGCTCCTGCCTCGGCCTCGCGCGCAGCCTGGACCGCCGCTCGGTGGCGGTCGGCGTCGAAACCAAGCAGGACTGGGACTTCCTGCAAGGGTTGGGCTGCACCTACGCGCAGGGCTACTACATCGCCAAGCCGATGCCAGTGGAAGAATTCCCCGCCTGGCTCGCCGACTGGCAGCATTTCTTTTAA
- the lpxD gene encoding UDP-3-O-(3-hydroxymyristoyl)glucosamine N-acyltransferase, protein MGTRLGDLVERFGGQLMGDANLEVTGIAPLTDAGVSHISFLSNSKLRAQALQTAAAALIVSPADDEFIAAGYTGARIVTPNPYVYFAKAAQYFYSLTAIVPPAGIHPTAFIGEGAQIAATAHIGPKVVVEPGAVIGEHAVIDAGCYIGREAVIGEGTHFFANVTFHAYCQIGARGIIHSGAVIGTDGFGFANEKGVYIKIPQTGRVMIGDDVDIGANTTVDRGALADTVIEDGVKLDNLIQIAHNCHIGAHTAMAGCVGMAGSTTVGKYCTFGGAAMINGHITIADHVNVGPSTMIPRSLTEPGTYIGYYPMSRPAEWEKSAVIVRNLSAMRDKVRALEKTIKTLTNQEEK, encoded by the coding sequence ATGGGCACTCGACTGGGAGATTTGGTCGAACGCTTCGGCGGGCAGTTGATGGGTGACGCGAACCTGGAAGTGACCGGGATCGCGCCATTGACCGACGCCGGCGTTTCGCACATCAGCTTTCTGAGCAACAGCAAACTGCGCGCCCAGGCGTTGCAGACGGCGGCGGCGGCGTTGATCGTCTCGCCCGCCGATGACGAATTCATCGCCGCCGGCTACACCGGCGCGCGCATCGTCACCCCCAACCCGTACGTCTACTTCGCCAAGGCGGCGCAGTATTTCTACTCGCTGACGGCCATCGTGCCGCCGGCGGGCATCCATCCGACCGCCTTCATCGGCGAGGGCGCGCAGATCGCCGCCACGGCCCACATCGGACCGAAAGTGGTGGTGGAACCGGGCGCCGTCATCGGCGAGCACGCCGTCATCGACGCCGGCTGCTACATCGGGCGCGAGGCGGTGATCGGCGAGGGCACGCACTTCTTCGCCAACGTCACCTTCCACGCCTACTGCCAGATCGGCGCGCGCGGCATCATCCACTCGGGCGCCGTCATCGGCACCGACGGCTTCGGTTTCGCCAACGAGAAGGGCGTCTACATCAAGATCCCGCAGACCGGCCGCGTGATGATCGGCGACGACGTCGACATCGGCGCCAACACCACGGTCGACCGCGGCGCGCTGGCCGACACGGTGATCGAGGACGGCGTCAAGCTCGACAACCTGATCCAGATCGCCCACAACTGCCATATCGGCGCGCACACGGCGATGGCCGGCTGCGTCGGCATGGCCGGCAGCACCACCGTCGGCAAGTACTGCACCTTCGGCGGCGCCGCCATGATCAACGGCCATATCACCATCGCCGACCACGTGAATGTCGGTCCGTCGACGATGATCCCGCGCTCGCTGACGGAACCCGGCACCTATATCGGCTACTACCCGATGTCGCGCCCGGCCGAATGGGAAAAGTCGGCCGTCATCGTGCGCAACCTGTCCGCCATGCGCGACAAGGTGCGCGCGCTGGAAAAGACAATTAAAACACTGACGAATCAAGAAGAGAAATAA
- the lpxA gene encoding acyl-ACP--UDP-N-acetylglucosamine O-acyltransferase has product MSKIHATAIVDPKAELDSSVEVGPYSVIGPNVRIGSGTVVGPHVVIEGHTSIGCDNKFFQFSSIGAAPQDKKWSGEPTRLEIGDRNTIREFCTFNTGTVQDKGVTTLGHDNWISAYVHLAHDCQVGSNTIFSNNAQIAGHVEIGDWVIMSGFANVHQFCKIGAHAFVGMSTSLTQDVPPFVLLNGNPAQAHGVNIEGLKRRGFTREQINGIRTAYKLIYRSGLTLEEAKAALLAEEQATPAAAEQIRSMREFLGTASRGIVR; this is encoded by the coding sequence ATGTCGAAGATTCACGCCACCGCCATCGTCGATCCCAAAGCGGAACTCGACAGCAGCGTCGAGGTCGGACCGTATTCGGTCATCGGTCCGAACGTGCGCATCGGGTCCGGTACCGTGGTCGGACCGCACGTGGTCATCGAAGGCCACACCAGCATCGGCTGCGACAACAAGTTCTTCCAGTTCTCGTCGATCGGCGCCGCGCCGCAGGACAAGAAGTGGTCGGGCGAGCCGACCCGCCTGGAGATCGGCGACCGCAACACCATCCGCGAATTTTGCACCTTCAACACCGGCACGGTGCAGGACAAGGGCGTCACCACGCTCGGCCACGACAACTGGATCTCGGCCTACGTCCACCTGGCGCACGACTGCCAGGTCGGCAGCAACACGATTTTCTCGAACAACGCGCAGATCGCCGGCCACGTCGAAATCGGCGACTGGGTGATCATGAGCGGCTTCGCCAACGTCCACCAGTTCTGCAAGATCGGCGCCCACGCCTTCGTTGGCATGAGCACCTCGCTGACCCAGGACGTGCCGCCGTTCGTGCTGTTAAACGGTAATCCGGCGCAGGCGCACGGCGTCAATATCGAAGGTCTGAAGCGGCGCGGTTTCACGCGCGAGCAGATCAACGGCATCCGCACCGCCTACAAGCTGATTTACCGCTCCGGACTGACCCTGGAAGAAGCCAAGGCCGCGCTGCTGGCCGAGGAGCAGGCCACGCCTGCCGCCGCCGAGCAGATTCGTTCGATGCGCGAATTCCTCGGCACCGCCAGCCGTGGCATCGTCCGCTGA
- the fabZ gene encoding 3-hydroxyacyl-ACP dehydratase FabZ, with the protein MTTTPETTESSCTKKCLDIHAIKQYLPHRYPMLLVDRVLDWEANKRITAIKNVTVNEEFFNGHFPHKPVMPGVLMIEAMAQTAAILSFLSIGVKPDENSVVYFVGIDNARFKRPVEPGDQLVMNVEILRHARGIWKYKAVGTVDGQLALEAELMCTIRSAVDASQPMGK; encoded by the coding sequence ATGACCACCACTCCGGAAACCACCGAATCGTCCTGCACCAAGAAGTGCCTGGATATTCACGCGATCAAACAGTACCTGCCGCACCGTTATCCGATGCTGCTGGTCGACCGCGTGCTGGATTGGGAGGCCAACAAGCGCATCACGGCGATCAAGAACGTCACCGTCAACGAGGAGTTCTTCAATGGCCACTTCCCGCACAAGCCGGTCATGCCGGGTGTGCTGATGATCGAGGCGATGGCGCAAACGGCGGCCATCCTGTCGTTCCTGTCGATCGGCGTCAAGCCGGACGAGAACTCGGTGGTTTACTTCGTCGGCATCGACAACGCGCGCTTCAAGCGTCCGGTCGAACCGGGCGACCAGCTGGTGATGAACGTCGAGATCCTGCGCCACGCGCGCGGCATCTGGAAGTACAAGGCCGTGGGCACGGTCGACGGCCAGCTGGCGCTCGAGGCGGAACTGATGTGCACCATCCGCAGCGCCGTCGACGCCAGCCAGCCGATGGGGAAGTAA
- a CDS encoding catalase, whose amino-acid sequence MAKRKNNGGGVDGAGSVLSTIAGPSEPPYPTRLGSPNQIAEQLLTKVVTDQALAAQMPFNPTKPLEYGEAAYTPHEGDTETPASNWATASTSTESVASPKVGDGQPDIGENSLDGPLDRVRVDDSGRELTTNQAVPVADNQHSLKIGLRGPTAMEDFILREKITHFDHERIPERVVHARGSAAHGYFESYNDLCAITRAAPFSAAGKRTPVFVRFSTVAGERGSADTVRDVRGFATKFYTDEGNWDLVANNIPVFFIQDAMKFPDLVHSVKPEPHHAMPQASSAHDTFWDFASLSPEIFHMLMWHTSDRAIPRSYRMMQGFGVHTFRLVNAKGESVFCKFHWTPKAGTHSLVWDEAVRLAGADPDYHRRDLWEAIDSGQFPEWELGLQLFSEEQAAQFPFDILDPTKIVPEEMVRLRPVGRLVLDRNPDNFFAETEQVAFCAAHVVPGIDFTDDPLLQGRLHSYIDTQISRLGGPNFHEIPINTPLAQIHNNQREGFHRQSINRGRVNYEPNSLAGGYPFQAGAGGFVSFPEPLQATKVRGKPELFADHYSQARLFWISQTPIEQAHIIGAFRFELTRVQTPAVRRRVVAGLINIDERLAAMVAAGLGMEVPPPLPPATDRPMYQYPPSSALSLFSRPGNIGVATRRVALLVAPGVDGRQTRKLYAALLDAGAVPRLVGQRVGKVAADDDAPMDIEISFEAGPSVLFDGAIVPDCADGEGKLSRDALAIEFLKLQYRHNKPLLALGSGAVLLRAAGIPSKLPNGEPDPGVIVAQEGEVGPALARFETALAQHRIYARETDPPRV is encoded by the coding sequence ATGGCTAAACGTAAAAACAATGGCGGCGGGGTCGATGGCGCTGGCTCCGTTTTGAGCACCATCGCGGGGCCGTCCGAGCCGCCGTACCCGACCCGCCTCGGGTCGCCGAATCAGATCGCCGAACAGCTGCTGACGAAAGTCGTCACCGACCAGGCCCTGGCCGCCCAAATGCCGTTCAATCCGACCAAGCCGCTTGAGTATGGCGAGGCTGCCTACACGCCGCACGAGGGCGATACCGAGACGCCGGCCAGCAATTGGGCCACCGCCAGCACGAGCACCGAGAGCGTCGCTTCGCCCAAGGTCGGTGACGGACAGCCCGATATCGGCGAAAATTCCCTCGATGGTCCACTGGACCGCGTACGGGTCGACGATAGCGGCCGCGAGCTGACCACCAATCAGGCGGTGCCCGTCGCAGACAACCAGCATAGCCTCAAGATCGGCCTGCGTGGCCCGACCGCGATGGAGGATTTCATCCTGCGCGAGAAGATCACCCACTTCGATCATGAGCGCATTCCCGAGCGCGTGGTCCACGCACGCGGCTCGGCCGCACACGGCTACTTTGAAAGTTACAACGACCTTTGTGCCATCACGCGCGCCGCGCCGTTCAGCGCCGCCGGCAAACGCACGCCGGTGTTCGTGCGCTTCTCCACCGTGGCCGGCGAACGAGGGTCGGCCGATACCGTGCGCGATGTGCGCGGCTTCGCTACCAAGTTCTATACCGATGAAGGCAACTGGGATCTGGTGGCCAACAACATCCCCGTGTTCTTCATCCAGGATGCGATGAAGTTTCCCGATCTGGTCCACTCGGTCAAGCCGGAGCCGCACCACGCGATGCCGCAGGCCTCGAGCGCGCACGACACCTTCTGGGATTTCGCTTCGCTCAGTCCCGAGATTTTCCACATGCTGATGTGGCATACGTCCGACCGCGCCATCCCGCGCAGCTACCGCATGATGCAGGGCTTCGGCGTGCACACCTTCCGGCTGGTGAATGCGAAGGGCGAGTCGGTGTTCTGCAAATTCCATTGGACGCCCAAGGCCGGCACCCATTCGCTGGTGTGGGACGAGGCGGTCCGGCTGGCCGGCGCCGATCCTGATTACCACCGCCGCGACCTGTGGGAGGCGATCGACAGCGGCCAGTTCCCCGAGTGGGAGCTGGGCCTGCAGTTGTTCAGCGAGGAGCAGGCCGCCCAGTTCCCGTTCGATATCCTCGATCCGACCAAGATCGTACCCGAGGAGATGGTGCGCCTGCGCCCGGTGGGCAGGCTGGTACTGGACCGCAATCCGGATAACTTCTTCGCCGAGACCGAGCAGGTGGCGTTTTGCGCCGCGCATGTGGTGCCAGGCATCGACTTCACCGACGACCCCTTGCTGCAAGGACGGCTGCATTCGTATATCGACACGCAGATCTCGCGCTTGGGCGGCCCGAACTTCCACGAGATCCCCATCAACACCCCGCTGGCGCAGATTCATAACAACCAGCGCGAGGGTTTTCATCGGCAGTCGATCAATCGCGGCCGCGTCAACTACGAGCCGAATTCGCTGGCCGGCGGCTATCCGTTCCAGGCCGGCGCGGGCGGGTTTGTCAGCTTCCCGGAGCCGCTCCAGGCGACCAAGGTGCGCGGCAAGCCGGAGCTGTTCGCCGACCATTATTCGCAGGCGCGCCTGTTCTGGATCAGCCAGACGCCGATCGAGCAGGCGCACATCATCGGCGCCTTCCGTTTCGAATTGACGCGGGTGCAGACCCCGGCCGTGCGCCGGCGCGTGGTGGCGGGGCTGATCAATATCGACGAGCGGCTGGCGGCCATGGTGGCAGCGGGTTTAGGAATGGAGGTGCCGCCGCCGCTGCCGCCGGCGACGGATCGACCGATGTACCAGTATCCGCCGTCGTCGGCTTTATCGCTGTTCAGCCGCCCCGGGAATATCGGTGTGGCCACACGGCGGGTCGCGCTGCTGGTGGCGCCGGGCGTCGATGGGCGGCAGACGCGCAAGCTGTATGCGGCGCTGCTGGATGCCGGCGCAGTGCCCCGATTGGTCGGCCAGCGGGTGGGGAAGGTGGCCGCCGACGACGATGCGCCGATGGATATCGAGATCAGTTTCGAGGCCGGGCCGTCAGTGTTGTTCGATGGGGCGATCGTGCCTGATTGCGCGGATGGGGAGGGCAAGCTGAGTCGGGATGCGTTGGCGATCGAGTTCCTGAAGCTGCAGTATCGGCATAACAAGCCGCTGCTGGCGTTGGGCTCGGGCGCGGTGTTGCTGCGGGCGGCGGGGATTCCCTCCAAGCTGCCGAACGGCGAGCCCGATCCGGGCGTGATCGTGGCGCAGGAGGGGGAGGTGGGGCCGGCGTTGGCGCGCTTCGAGACGGCGTTGGCGCAGCATCGGATTTATGCAAGGGAGACCGACCCGCCTCGGGTTTGA
- a CDS encoding RNA methyltransferase, producing MKTITSRDNAQYKELVKLAGSSQARRKSGRTLLDGVHLCQAYLQLRGLPEQCIVSETALHNPEVMDIVGQLEAKHAHVLALPDALYNAVSQVEHGVGVMFSVPTPERAVTEPLAVSAVLLDNVQDPGNVGSILRSAAAAGIKQVYCSAGTAFCWSPKVLRAAMGAHFVLDIFENVDLAALVSSSKVTSLATSGYATQRLYDVDLRQPVAWLFGHEGQGVADDLLSMATHQVVIPHLGQVESLNVAACAAVCFFEQVRQNQL from the coding sequence ATGAAGACCATCACCTCGCGCGACAACGCGCAATACAAGGAACTGGTCAAGCTGGCCGGCAGTTCGCAGGCGCGCCGCAAGTCCGGCCGCACCTTGCTGGACGGCGTGCATCTGTGCCAGGCCTATTTGCAACTGCGCGGCCTGCCGGAGCAGTGCATCGTCAGCGAGACCGCGCTGCACAACCCCGAAGTGATGGATATCGTCGGCCAGCTGGAGGCGAAGCACGCGCACGTGCTGGCGCTGCCCGATGCGCTGTACAACGCCGTCAGCCAGGTCGAACACGGCGTCGGCGTGATGTTTTCGGTGCCGACGCCGGAGCGCGCTGTCACCGAGCCGCTGGCCGTGTCGGCGGTGCTGCTCGATAATGTGCAGGACCCCGGCAACGTCGGTTCCATCCTGCGCAGCGCGGCGGCGGCTGGCATCAAGCAAGTCTATTGCAGCGCCGGCACCGCGTTCTGCTGGTCGCCCAAAGTGTTGCGGGCGGCGATGGGCGCGCACTTCGTGCTCGATATTTTCGAGAATGTCGACCTGGCCGCGCTGGTGTCGTCGTCCAAGGTGACGTCGCTGGCCACCAGCGGCTACGCCACGCAGCGGCTGTACGACGTCGATCTGCGGCAGCCGGTCGCGTGGCTGTTCGGCCACGAAGGGCAGGGCGTGGCGGACGATCTGCTATCGATGGCGACCCACCAGGTGGTGATCCCGCATCTGGGGCAAGTGGAGTCGCTGAACGTCGCCGCATGCGCGGCAGTATGCTTTTTCGAACAAGTCAGGCAGAATCAACTGTAG
- a CDS encoding kinase/pyrophosphorylase codes for MTQEQRPPLPSSARTVFFVSDGTGITAETFGHSVLTQFELRFRQVRLPFIDTLDKAHDAARKINEAFATDGQRPIIFSTLVQTQLSDVIRACKGMYMDLFQTFVAPLEQELNVKSTHTIGRSHNIVDSEEYKNRIEAINFSLAHDDGQSHKNLASADVILVGVSRSGKTPTSLYLAMQYGIKAANYPLIPDDFERGKLPSSLYDFKPKIFGLTITPERLAEIRNERRAGSKYASIENCRYEVNEAEMMMKREGIRWLSSTTKSIEEISTTILQEIKPNRREY; via the coding sequence ATGACACAAGAACAACGTCCTCCCCTGCCGTCGTCCGCCCGCACCGTGTTCTTCGTCTCGGACGGCACCGGCATCACGGCTGAAACTTTTGGTCACTCGGTCCTGACCCAGTTCGAGTTGCGCTTCCGCCAGGTGCGCCTGCCTTTCATCGATACCCTGGACAAGGCGCACGACGCGGCGCGCAAGATCAACGAAGCTTTTGCAACCGACGGTCAACGTCCGATCATCTTTTCGACCCTGGTGCAGACCCAATTGTCGGACGTGATCCGGGCCTGCAAAGGCATGTATATGGACTTGTTCCAGACCTTTGTTGCCCCGCTGGAACAAGAATTGAATGTCAAATCGACACACACCATTGGCCGCTCACACAACATTGTGGACAGCGAAGAATACAAAAACCGCATCGAGGCGATCAACTTCTCGCTGGCGCACGACGACGGCCAGTCGCACAAGAACCTGGCGTCGGCCGACGTGATCCTGGTCGGCGTTTCGCGCTCCGGCAAAACGCCAACCAGCCTGTATCTGGCGATGCAGTACGGGATCAAGGCTGCCAACTATCCGCTGATTCCGGACGATTTCGAGCGCGGCAAGCTGCCGTCGTCGCTGTACGACTTCAAACCGAAGATTTTCGGGCTGACGATCACGCCGGAGCGCCTGGCCGAGATCCGCAACGAGCGCCGCGCCGGCAGCAAGTACGCGTCCATCGAGAACTGCCGCTATGAGGTCAACGAGGCGGAAATGATGATGAAGCGCGAAGGCATCCGCTGGCTGTCGTCGACGACCAAGTCGATCGAGGAGATTTCGACCACGATCCTGCAAGAGATCAAACCTAACCGTCGGGAGTACTGA
- the rnhB gene encoding ribonuclease HII: MKNQHPGLFDDLPDSSDEIICGVDEAGRGPLAGPVFAAAVILDVSRPIAGLRDSKKLTEAKRDLLAPLIKAQALAWAIAEASEEEIDKLNILQASMLAMRRAVEALKTVPTLALIDGNRCPVMKIQSIAVIGGDDKVDAISAASILAKTARDAALVALHAQYPHYCFDQHKGYGTALHMERLREHGASPVHRRSFAPVREVLELHAMRNGVFVETVKVTQTVQTAYTMDLLPAGGFA, encoded by the coding sequence GTGAAAAATCAACATCCCGGTCTGTTCGACGACCTGCCCGATTCGTCCGACGAGATCATTTGCGGCGTCGATGAAGCCGGCCGTGGCCCGCTGGCCGGGCCGGTGTTCGCCGCCGCCGTCATCCTGGACGTGTCGCGGCCGATCGCCGGCCTGCGCGACTCGAAAAAGCTGACCGAAGCCAAACGCGATTTGCTCGCGCCTCTGATCAAGGCGCAGGCGCTGGCCTGGGCCATCGCCGAAGCGTCGGAAGAGGAAATCGACAAGCTCAATATCCTGCAGGCGTCGATGCTGGCGATGCGGCGCGCGGTGGAGGCGCTGAAGACGGTGCCGACCTTGGCCCTGATCGACGGCAACCGCTGCCCGGTCATGAAAATCCAGAGCATCGCCGTCATCGGCGGCGACGACAAGGTCGACGCCATTTCGGCGGCGTCGATCCTGGCCAAGACCGCCCGCGACGCCGCGCTGGTGGCGCTGCATGCGCAGTATCCGCATTACTGCTTCGACCAGCACAAGGGCTACGGCACGGCGCTGCATATGGAGCGCCTGCGCGAGCACGGCGCCTCGCCGGTGCACCGCCGCTCGTTCGCGCCGGTGCGCGAGGTGCTGGAGCTGCACGCGATGCGCAACGGCGTCTTCGTCGAGACCGTGAAAGTGACGCAAACGGTGCAAACCGCGTACACCATGGACTTGCTGCCCGCCGGAGGGTTCGCATGA
- a CDS encoding endo-1,4-beta-xylanase translates to MIRRAALTMLLGTFVLNGAAQETPSLAKAYEGRLKIGAAIEPSQLTSAEAPLLAAHFNSIVAENVMKPTDIQPKEGAYNFAPADKLVAYAQGSGMAMRGHTLLWHLRTPEWMWTDRDGKPASRDLVLARLKSHIETVVGRYKGAVYAWDVVNEVIDEKQPNCLRKDKWFAATGDAYIEQAFRYAHAADPKARLYINDYSTEEPAKRQCLERIVKGLIARGVPVHGVGHQMHVSVFSPSVESIDESLSTFARLGLENQVTELDISLYRYQAKSLSDTEEKLLQLQGERYAALMKVFLAHPELRAVTLWGISDSHTWLNHGEYEGRHDSPLLFDRQQKPKPAYTGMLNAAK, encoded by the coding sequence ATGATCCGGCGCGCCGCGTTGACCATGCTGTTGGGTACCTTTGTTTTGAACGGGGCGGCGCAGGAGACGCCCTCTTTGGCGAAGGCCTACGAGGGCCGGTTAAAAATCGGCGCCGCGATCGAACCGTCGCAATTGACGTCGGCCGAAGCGCCGCTGCTGGCGGCGCACTTCAACAGCATCGTCGCCGAAAACGTCATGAAGCCGACCGATATCCAGCCCAAGGAAGGCGCGTACAATTTCGCGCCCGCCGACAAGCTGGTGGCCTACGCGCAAGGAAGCGGCATGGCCATGCGCGGCCACACCTTGCTGTGGCATCTGCGTACGCCGGAGTGGATGTGGACCGACAGGGATGGCAAACCGGCGTCGCGCGATCTGGTGCTGGCGCGTTTGAAGTCGCATATCGAAACGGTCGTCGGCCGCTACAAAGGCGCGGTGTATGCCTGGGACGTGGTCAATGAAGTCATCGACGAGAAGCAGCCCAACTGCCTGCGCAAGGATAAATGGTTCGCCGCGACCGGCGACGCGTATATCGAGCAGGCCTTCCGCTACGCCCACGCCGCCGATCCCAAGGCGCGGCTGTATATCAACGACTATTCGACCGAGGAACCGGCCAAGCGCCAGTGCCTGGAGCGGATCGTCAAGGGCTTGATCGCGCGCGGCGTACCGGTGCACGGGGTCGGGCACCAGATGCATGTCTCGGTGTTTAGCCCATCGGTGGAATCGATCGATGAATCGCTGAGTACCTTTGCGCGCCTGGGCCTGGAGAACCAGGTCACGGAGCTCGACATCAGCCTGTATCGCTATCAGGCCAAGTCGCTGTCGGATACCGAGGAGAAGCTGCTGCAGCTGCAGGGCGAGCGCTATGCGGCGCTGATGAAGGTCTTCCTGGCCCACCCCGAACTGCGCGCGGTCACGCTGTGGGGCATCTCCGACAGCCACACCTGGCTCAATCACGGCGAGTATGAAGGACGTCACGACTCGCCGCTGCTGTTCGACCGCCAGCAAAAGCCTAAACCCGCATACACCGGCATGTTGAACGCGGCAAAATAA
- the lpxB gene encoding lipid-A-disaccharide synthase: MTAPERSPLSLAVVAGEPSGDVLAARLLSGLRPHLPDARFHGIGGEHMIAQGFESHYPMDKLTVRGLLAVIPRYPEIKRIQNELRDRLLAERPAAFIGADYPGFNLGLEMQLKDAGIPTIHYIGPQIWAWRGGRIKKIIKAVSHMLVVFPFEEEIYRKAGVPVSYVGHPLAELIPMAPDEAAARRVLGLPEDANVVTIMPGSRMSELKYNTAAFIGAAKLLKERDRSLRFVAPMAGERQRQYFLELVAQAGLQDVEVQLLDGQSHTAIAAADAVLVASGTASLEVALFKKPMVIAYKMMAAEYQILRHFGYQPWIGLPNILAREFLVPEMVQHEASPQGLADAMWKQLSDVPHRLKLVQRFSDMHHSLLRNSAVESAAAVLKVISR, from the coding sequence ATGACAGCGCCGGAGCGATCGCCATTATCGCTGGCGGTCGTCGCCGGCGAGCCTTCGGGCGACGTGCTGGCCGCGCGCCTGTTATCGGGACTGCGTCCGCATCTGCCGGACGCGCGCTTCCACGGCATCGGCGGCGAGCATATGATCGCGCAGGGCTTCGAATCGCACTACCCGATGGACAAGCTGACGGTGCGCGGCCTGCTGGCCGTGATCCCGCGCTATCCCGAAATCAAACGCATCCAGAACGAATTGCGCGACCGCCTGCTGGCCGAGCGGCCGGCCGCCTTCATCGGCGCCGACTATCCGGGCTTTAACCTGGGCCTGGAGATGCAGCTCAAGGACGCGGGGATTCCGACCATCCACTACATCGGGCCGCAGATCTGGGCGTGGCGCGGTGGGCGCATCAAGAAAATCATCAAGGCGGTGTCGCACATGCTGGTGGTTTTCCCCTTCGAGGAGGAGATCTACCGCAAGGCCGGTGTGCCGGTCAGCTATGTCGGCCATCCGCTGGCTGAGCTGATACCGATGGCGCCGGACGAAGCGGCGGCGCGCCGCGTCCTGGGCCTGCCGGAGGACGCCAACGTGGTGACCATCATGCCAGGCAGCCGCATGTCCGAATTGAAGTACAACACGGCGGCCTTCATCGGCGCCGCCAAACTGCTCAAGGAGCGCGACCGCTCGCTGCGCTTCGTCGCGCCGATGGCGGGCGAGCGCCAGCGCCAGTACTTCCTCGAACTGGTGGCGCAGGCCGGCCTGCAGGACGTCGAAGTCCAGCTGCTCGACGGCCAGTCGCACACCGCCATCGCGGCGGCCGACGCCGTGCTGGTCGCGTCGGGAACGGCGTCGCTGGAGGTGGCGCTGTTCAAGAAGCCGATGGTCATCGCGTACAAGATGATGGCGGCCGAATACCAGATCCTGCGCCACTTCGGCTACCAGCCGTGGATCGGATTGCCGAACATCCTGGCGCGCGAATTCCTGGTGCCGGAAATGGTGCAGCACGAGGCCAGCCCGCAGGGACTGGCGGACGCCATGTGGAAGCAACTGAGCGACGTGCCGCATCGCCTCAAGCTGGTGCAGCGCTTCAGCGACATGCATCACAGCCTGCTGCGCAATAGCGCGGTGGAGAGCGCGGCGGCCGTGCTCAAGGTCATTTCAAGATAG